A stretch of Gossypium hirsutum isolate 1008001.06 chromosome A06, Gossypium_hirsutum_v2.1, whole genome shotgun sequence DNA encodes these proteins:
- the LOC107961748 gene encoding uncharacterized protein, with protein sequence MILHLPCTTLYQTPLLSNPRYPQKLAKTQTSFSPANKLSIARKLVIRGCSNSQGGEGEKKTERRSFLSLEEAGLVEISGLSSHEKFLCRLTISSLNLLRVISEQEGCSIEEMNAGRVCDWFVKDKLKREQNIDSAVLQWDESEFPF encoded by the exons ATGATTTTACACTTACCTTGTACAACTCTTTATCAAACACCATTACTATCCAATCCTAGATATCCTCAAAAACTAGCTAAAACCCAAACCAGTTTTTCACCAGCAAACAAATTGTCCATTGCAAGAAAGCTTGTAATAAGAGGATGCAGCAATAGCCAAGGTGGTGAAGGAGAAAAGAAGACAGAAAGAAGAAGTTTCCTATCTCTAGAAGAGGCTGGTTTGGTTGAAATATCTGGTTTAAGCTCTCATGAAAAGTTCCTATGTCGATTAACG ATATCATCATTGAATCTACTTAGAGTGATATCAGAACAGGAAGGATGTTCAATTGAAGAGATGAATGCTGGAAGAGTATGTGATTGGTTTGTGAAAGATAAACTGAAAAGAGAACAAAACATAGATTCTGCAGTTCTTCAATGGGATGAATCTGAATTTCCTTTTTAG
- the LOC121230527 gene encoding uncharacterized protein, which yields MKHRKLSNTTTCPRSEKGTENMNHLLHECPVSVSSTPSRYRIFYCVLWVIWGDRNARMHKKVSKSGKEIVSLVSSYISELNEIEKRSPQISPTVSKWNNPLDQFVKINFDVAYDGRLCQSTVGIVARNSEGNVLLSCAEIHQQVASAFAAEALVCCKATQIGTDMQWPKIIIEGDSLSIIKKCKVKSPDKSLVGAYIHDIQQLLLKSRNCRFEYIPRISNSLAHILAIETLKKELYLVGNVPEYVEKKTERDRMREPD from the exons ATGAAACATAGGAAGTTATCAAACACTACAACCTGCCCCCGGAGTGAAAAAGGAACAGAGAATATGAACCACCTCCTCCATGAATGTCCTGTTTCAGTATCA AGTACTCCATCCCGTTATAGGATTTTTTACTGTGTCTTATGGGTAATTTGGGGAGACAGGAATGCTAGAATGCATAAGAAGGTAAGCAAATCTGGAAAAGAAATAGTGAGTTTAGTTAGTAGCTACATTTCAGAGTTAAACGAGATTGAAAAAAGAAGCCCCCAAATTTCTCCAACAGTTAGTAAGTGGAACAACCCACTTGACCAGTTCGTGAAGATAAATTTTGATGTAGCATATGATGGGAGACTTTGTCAATCGACAGTGGGGATTGTGGCTAGAAATAGTGAAGGCAATGTTCTGTTATCATGTGCAGAGATCCATCAACAAGTAGCATCAGCCTTTGCTGCTGAGGCTCTTGTGTGCTGCAAAGCAACCCAAATTGGCACCGACATGCAATGGCCAAAGATTATCATTGAAGGTGATTcattatcaataataaaaaaGTGCAAGGTGAAAAGTCCAGATAAGTCACTGGTAGGTGCTTATATACATGATATTCAACAGCTACTGTTAAAATCTAGAAACTGTAGATTTGAATATATCCCACGAATATCAAATAGTCTAGCACATATTTTAGCTATTGAAACGTTGAAGAAGGAGCTTTACCTGGTAGGAAACGTCCCTGAATATGTagaaaagaaaacagaaagagataGGATGAGAGAACCAGACTAA